From a single Sphingomonas sp. IW22 genomic region:
- a CDS encoding MBL fold metallo-hydrolase, whose amino-acid sequence MAAARVIEDCRTGQMPTPVVRAFFDEPTFTASYVVHDPATRAAAIVDSVLDFDPASGRTGHDSAQAIVDYVVTEGLSVEWLLETHAHADHLSAAPWLQEKLGGKLAIGRHITTVQETFGKLFNAGIEFERDGSQFDRLFDDGDSFQLGSIQVAVLHAPGHTPADLAYIIGDAVFPGDTIFMPDFGTARADFPGGDAHQLYRSIRRLLSLPREGRLFLCHDYKAPGRDAFAWETTIGAQRDANVHVHDGVDEDSFVAMRTERDRTLAMPRLIMPSIQVNMRGGHLPEPEDNGTRYLKIPLDAV is encoded by the coding sequence ATGGCGGCGGCGCGAGTGATTGAGGATTGCCGGACAGGCCAAATGCCAACGCCAGTGGTCCGCGCGTTTTTCGACGAGCCCACCTTTACCGCCAGCTATGTCGTGCACGACCCGGCAACGCGCGCAGCGGCGATCGTCGACAGTGTGCTGGATTTCGATCCCGCATCGGGGCGCACCGGCCATGATTCGGCACAGGCGATCGTCGATTATGTCGTGACCGAGGGGCTAAGCGTCGAATGGCTGCTGGAAACCCATGCCCATGCCGATCACCTGTCGGCGGCGCCGTGGCTTCAGGAGAAGCTGGGCGGCAAGCTGGCCATCGGGCGGCACATCACCACGGTTCAGGAAACCTTCGGCAAGCTGTTCAACGCCGGCATCGAATTCGAACGTGACGGGTCGCAGTTCGACCGGCTGTTCGACGATGGCGACAGCTTCCAGCTCGGCTCGATCCAGGTGGCGGTGCTGCATGCGCCGGGGCACACGCCCGCCGACCTCGCCTATATCATCGGTGACGCGGTGTTTCCGGGCGACACGATCTTCATGCCCGATTTCGGCACCGCCCGCGCCGATTTCCCCGGCGGTGACGCGCATCAGCTCTATCGATCGATCCGGCGGCTGCTGAGCCTTCCGCGCGAGGGGCGGTTGTTCCTGTGTCATGACTACAAGGCGCCGGGACGCGATGCCTTTGCCTGGGAAACGACGATCGGTGCCCAGCGCGACGCGAACGTCCATGTTCATGACGGGGTGGATGAGGACAGTTTTGTCGCGATGCGGACCGAGCGTGATCGGACGCTGGCCATGCCCCGGCTGATCATGCCGTCGATCCAGGTGAACATGCGCGGCGGTCACCTGCCAGAGCCTGAGGACAATGGCACCCGTTACCTGAAGATCCCGCTGGATGCCGTGTGA
- a CDS encoding sulfotransferase domain-containing protein has translation MIIDTPTRRRELLNHHIDSTIWDDIQLRDDDIVIATYGKSGTTWTQQIVGQLIHAGDPGLNISAMSPWIDLRVPTRQERLAMIEAQTHRRFLKSHLPADALRFDPRVRYLYCARDGRDVVWSLHNHHINANALWFELINDTPGRVGPPIPPADPDIRRYFRTWLEQDGAPFWPFWDNVRSWWAVRDAPNVMMLHYADLKRDLPGQIRRIAAFLDIELAPDRWDAVVEHCGFAWMKRNAAQAAPLGGICWEGGADTFINKGENGRWQQVLNEQDIADYEARAVDELGPECARWLAEGTIPAGAPDGSA, from the coding sequence ATGATCATCGATACCCCGACCCGGCGGCGGGAGCTGCTGAACCATCACATCGATTCGACCATCTGGGACGACATCCAACTACGCGACGATGACATTGTGATCGCCACCTATGGCAAATCGGGCACGACTTGGACCCAGCAGATCGTCGGCCAGCTGATCCACGCCGGCGATCCGGGCCTGAATATCAGCGCCATGTCCCCGTGGATCGACCTGCGCGTTCCCACCCGGCAGGAACGGCTGGCGATGATCGAGGCGCAGACCCACCGCCGCTTCCTGAAGTCGCACCTCCCGGCGGACGCGCTGCGCTTCGATCCGCGCGTACGGTATCTTTATTGCGCGCGGGACGGGCGCGACGTGGTGTGGAGCCTGCACAACCACCACATCAACGCGAACGCGTTGTGGTTCGAACTGATCAACGACACGCCGGGGCGCGTGGGTCCGCCGATCCCGCCCGCCGACCCCGACATTCGCCGTTATTTCCGCACCTGGCTGGAACAGGACGGCGCGCCCTTCTGGCCGTTCTGGGACAATGTGCGCAGCTGGTGGGCGGTTCGCGACGCGCCGAACGTGATGATGCTGCATTATGCCGATCTGAAGCGCGACCTGCCGGGACAGATCCGCCGCATCGCCGCGTTTCTTGACATCGAACTGGCACCCGACCGCTGGGACGCGGTGGTCGAGCATTGCGGCTTTGCATGGATGAAGCGCAACGCCGCACAGGCGGCACCGCTGGGCGGCATTTGTTGGGAAGGCGGCGCTGACACCTTCATCAACAAGGGCGAAAACGGCCGCTGGCAACAGGTGCTGAACGAACAGGACATCGCCGATTACGAGGCGCGCGCCGTCGACGAACTCGGCCCCGAATGCGCCCGCTGGCTGGCCGAAGGGACAATTCCGGCGGGCGCACCGGACGGTAGCGCATGA
- a CDS encoding ArsR/SmtB family transcription factor, with translation MADVATLDLDAAAELLRALAHPVRLSLLRALIDGERSVGDIDQVTGVGQPGLSQQLGILRKAELVQTRREAKLVFYRINQARIAEVSALLDAFAGTVAVTREEAVAARMRSGGGAAVFARVMPRA, from the coding sequence ATGGCGGACGTTGCGACGCTGGACCTGGACGCGGCGGCGGAATTGCTGCGGGCGCTAGCCCATCCGGTGCGCCTCTCGCTGCTGCGCGCGCTGATCGATGGAGAGCGATCGGTGGGCGATATCGATCAGGTGACCGGCGTGGGTCAGCCGGGTCTCAGCCAGCAACTGGGCATCCTGCGAAAGGCCGAACTGGTGCAGACGCGGCGAGAGGCGAAGCTGGTCTTCTATCGCATCAATCAGGCGCGCATCGCAGAGGTCAGCGCGCTGCTTGACGCCTTTGCCGGGACTGTCGCGGTGACGCGAGAGGAAGCGGTGGCTGCGCGGATGCGCTCCGGCGGTGGCGCCGCGGTGTTCGCGCGGGTCATGCCGCGCGCCTGA
- a CDS encoding TIGR01244 family sulfur transferase, whose translation MTPKKLDDNILVAGQIGTDDIDRAAESGMRMIINNRPDGEEPGQPTAVELGERAAQHGIAYRHIPISGGKFDDASVAAFGEALREAGGPTLAFCRSGMRAATLWALSQAGTHPAEALIGAAQEAGYDLSAHRARLTPAPRPSGDMASREQFDVVIVGGGAGGIATAASILKRNPRLTLAIIEPRDEHYYQPGWTMVGGGVFEPQVTRHAMASVIPKGAKWIKAAVASFQPEQDQVTTDQGRAVRYRALVVAPGNVLDWSGIDGLEAALGKNGVTSNYRYDTAPYTWELVRHLREGTALFTQPPMPIKCAGAPQKAMYLSCDAWAERGVLRGIKVAFHNAGPALFGVKEYVPALMAYVERYRIDLNFESTLIAVDGPARRATFREKAGEVTRDFDMIHVTPPQRAPRFVADSPLADQAGYVEVDQVTLRHVRYPNIFGLGDGGSTPNAKTAAAARKQAPIVAVNLLSMLKGGQPVAGYDGYGSCPLTVEKGKIVLAEFGYGGKLLPSFPKWLIDGTQPARLSWLLKSEALPWIYWNGMLKGHEWLVKPQPIDRVPQAA comes from the coding sequence ATGACCCCGAAGAAGCTGGACGACAACATTTTAGTCGCTGGCCAGATCGGCACCGATGATATCGACCGCGCAGCCGAAAGCGGCATGCGAATGATCATCAACAACCGCCCCGACGGCGAAGAGCCGGGCCAGCCCACCGCCGTCGAACTGGGCGAGCGCGCCGCCCAACACGGCATCGCCTATCGCCACATTCCGATTTCCGGCGGCAAGTTCGACGACGCATCGGTTGCGGCGTTCGGCGAAGCGTTGCGTGAGGCAGGGGGACCAACCCTCGCCTTCTGCCGGTCGGGTATGCGGGCGGCGACATTGTGGGCGCTGTCGCAAGCCGGCACGCACCCGGCGGAGGCGCTGATCGGCGCAGCGCAGGAGGCCGGTTACGACCTGTCGGCGCACCGCGCGCGACTGACGCCCGCACCCCGCCCCTCCGGCGACATGGCGTCGCGTGAGCAATTCGATGTCGTGATCGTCGGCGGCGGCGCAGGCGGCATCGCCACGGCGGCCTCGATCCTGAAGCGCAATCCGCGCCTCACCCTCGCCATCATCGAACCGCGTGACGAGCATTATTATCAGCCCGGCTGGACGATGGTCGGCGGCGGCGTCTTCGAGCCGCAGGTGACGCGCCACGCAATGGCTTCGGTCATTCCAAAGGGCGCGAAGTGGATTAAGGCCGCCGTCGCCAGCTTCCAGCCCGAACAGGATCAGGTGACGACCGATCAGGGCCGCGCCGTGCGTTACCGCGCGCTGGTGGTGGCGCCGGGCAATGTCCTCGACTGGAGCGGGATCGACGGCCTTGAAGCCGCGCTGGGCAAGAACGGCGTCACGTCGAATTATCGCTACGATACCGCACCTTATACCTGGGAGCTGGTCCGGCATTTGCGTGAGGGCACCGCCCTGTTCACCCAGCCGCCCATGCCGATCAAATGCGCCGGCGCCCCGCAAAAGGCGATGTACCTGTCGTGCGACGCGTGGGCGGAGCGCGGCGTGCTGCGCGGGATCAAGGTGGCGTTCCACAATGCCGGTCCGGCGCTGTTCGGGGTCAAGGAATATGTCCCGGCGCTAATGGCCTATGTCGAGCGATACCGCATCGACCTGAACTTCGAATCCACGCTGATTGCCGTCGATGGTCCGGCGCGCCGGGCCACGTTCCGCGAAAAGGCGGGCGAAGTGACCCGCGACTTCGACATGATTCACGTCACCCCGCCGCAAAGGGCGCCGCGCTTTGTCGCCGACAGCCCGCTGGCCGACCAGGCCGGCTATGTCGAGGTGGACCAAGTGACGCTGCGCCATGTGCGCTATCCCAACATCTTCGGCCTGGGCGACGGCGGATCGACCCCCAACGCCAAGACCGCAGCCGCCGCGCGCAAACAGGCGCCGATCGTCGCGGTCAACCTGTTGTCGATGCTGAAGGGCGGCCAGCCGGTCGCGGGCTATGACGGCTATGGCTCCTGCCCGCTCACGGTCGAGAAGGGAAAGATCGTGCTGGCCGAGTTTGGCTATGGCGGCAAATTGCTGCCCAGCTTTCCCAAATGGCTGATCGACGGGACACAGCCCGCGCGCCTGTCCTGGCTGCTCAAGTCAGAGGCGCTGCCCTGGATCTACTGGAACGGGATGCTCAAGGGACATGAGTGGCTGGTAAAGCCCCAGCCCATCGACCGCGTGCCTCAGGCGGCCTGA
- a CDS encoding sulfite exporter TauE/SafE family protein, translated as MLEPLQYVLGLLSGSLVGFSLGLVGGGGSILAVPLMVYLVGVSSPHVAIGTSALAVAANAATGLASHARAHTVKWRCGGMYATAGVLGALAGSTFGKAFDGQKLLFLFAIVMVVVGALMLRGRKAQGIAGAQCNRGNAPKVLGYGLGTGLFSGFFGIGGGFLIVPGLVASTSMPIINAVGTSLVAVTAFGLTTALNYAFSGLVDWVLAGVFIAGGIAGGFLGTIAAKRLSGGGQLTTVFAGLIFVVAAYMLCKSAAQVFL; from the coding sequence ATGTTGGAGCCGCTGCAATATGTGCTGGGCCTGCTGTCCGGCTCATTGGTGGGCTTTTCGCTGGGGCTCGTTGGCGGCGGCGGGTCTATTCTGGCGGTGCCGCTGATGGTCTATCTTGTCGGCGTGTCCAGCCCGCATGTGGCCATCGGCACCTCGGCACTGGCCGTTGCGGCCAACGCCGCCACCGGCCTTGCCAGCCATGCGCGGGCGCATACCGTCAAATGGCGCTGCGGCGGCATGTATGCGACGGCGGGCGTGCTGGGCGCACTGGCCGGATCGACCTTCGGAAAGGCATTTGACGGACAGAAGCTGCTGTTTCTGTTCGCCATCGTCATGGTCGTCGTCGGCGCATTGATGCTGCGCGGTCGCAAGGCGCAAGGCATAGCCGGCGCGCAGTGCAACCGCGGCAACGCGCCAAAGGTGCTGGGCTATGGCCTCGGCACCGGGCTGTTTTCAGGCTTTTTCGGCATTGGCGGCGGGTTTCTGATCGTGCCCGGCCTGGTCGCATCGACCAGCATGCCGATCATCAACGCGGTCGGCACCAGCCTCGTCGCGGTGACGGCGTTCGGGCTGACGACGGCCCTCAACTACGCCTTTTCAGGGCTGGTCGACTGGGTGCTGGCAGGAGTGTTCATCGCCGGCGGGATCGCGGGCGGCTTCCTTGGCACGATCGCGGCCAAGCGGCTGTCGGGTGGTGGTCAGCTGACGACGGTGTTCGCCGGACTGATCTTTGTCGTCGCCGCCTATATGCTTTGTAAAAGCGCGGCTCAGGTTTTTCTGTGA
- a CDS encoding DUF6691 family protein — MRTILSLLSGVLFGAGLAVSGMLDPVRVRGFLDLFGAWDPTLAFVMGGAVIPMAIAWIVQRRMAAPVAAADFHLPDTDPVTPRLIGGSALFGIGWALGGLCPGPALAAFAINPAAAAVFTLAMVAGFALVWALDRPRA, encoded by the coding sequence ATGCGGACGATCTTGTCGCTGCTGTCGGGGGTGCTGTTCGGGGCGGGGCTGGCGGTGTCGGGGATGCTCGACCCGGTGCGGGTGCGCGGCTTCCTCGACCTGTTCGGGGCATGGGATCCGACGCTGGCGTTCGTGATGGGCGGCGCGGTGATTCCAATGGCGATTGCCTGGATCGTCCAGCGACGCATGGCCGCGCCCGTCGCGGCAGCCGACTTTCACTTGCCCGATACCGATCCCGTTACCCCGCGCCTGATCGGCGGATCGGCGCTGTTCGGCATCGGCTGGGCGCTGGGCGGGCTGTGCCCCGGCCCGGCGTTGGCGGCCTTTGCGATCAATCCGGCGGCGGCAGCGGTATTCACGCTCGCGATGGTGGCGGGCTTTGCTCTGGTGTGGGCGCTCGACCGCCCGCGCGCCTGA
- a CDS encoding autotransporter outer membrane beta-barrel domain-containing protein, producing the protein MSLGVAGTIGKSDQQVDALASNDSAESWGLSGIVGYATGGLQAQAGVGYAWHDVDTSRTTRVGALGDRLNGRYDATTRQLFANLSYDIGAGAIDLAPFASIANVRVTTGSFAETGGATALSVARGSQDSSFLTLGADARVPLAATVSATLRGGWQHGWGDLAATSIARLPGSAAFRVDGIRLPQDAAILDAGVEAEVGPMRIGASYTGSYASGWTQHGARLTATVRF; encoded by the coding sequence CTGTCGCTTGGCGTGGCAGGCACGATTGGCAAATCGGACCAGCAGGTCGATGCGCTGGCCAGCAACGACAGTGCCGAAAGCTGGGGCCTGTCAGGCATCGTCGGCTATGCCACGGGCGGACTGCAGGCGCAGGCGGGGGTCGGCTATGCCTGGCATGACGTCGACACCAGCCGCACCACGCGCGTCGGTGCCTTGGGTGATCGCCTGAACGGCCGTTACGACGCCACCACGCGGCAGCTCTTCGCCAACCTGTCCTATGACATCGGCGCGGGCGCCATTGACCTTGCCCCCTTCGCCAGCATCGCCAACGTCCGCGTGACGACGGGCAGCTTTGCAGAAACGGGCGGCGCTACCGCGCTTAGCGTAGCGAGGGGCAGCCAGGACAGCAGCTTCCTGACCCTCGGCGCCGATGCGCGGGTGCCGCTGGCCGCGACGGTCAGCGCCACGCTGCGTGGCGGGTGGCAGCATGGCTGGGGTGATCTGGCGGCGACCAGCATCGCCCGCCTGCCCGGCAGCGCGGCATTCCGGGTCGATGGCATCCGCCTGCCCCAGGATGCAGCGATCCTCGACGCCGGGGTGGAAGCCGAAGTCGGCCCGATGCGGATCGGCGCGTCCTATACGGGCAGCTATGCTTCCGGCTGGACCCAGCACGGCGCCCGCCTGACCGCCACGGTCAGATTCTGA
- a CDS encoding YeeE/YedE family protein: MFPDYAMPLQGLVGGLIIGVAAAIMLLGNGRIAGVSGMAARAIGLGSGAPRTLAVAFVIGLPLGAALVAWTAGPVVSRFPMSLPVLAVAGLIVGIGTRLGSGCTSGHGVCGMSRLSKRSIVATLTFMATGFATVALVNDAGGAW, from the coding sequence ATGTTTCCTGATTACGCCATGCCGCTGCAGGGACTGGTCGGCGGGCTGATCATCGGTGTTGCCGCGGCGATCATGCTGCTGGGCAATGGTCGTATCGCCGGGGTCAGCGGCATGGCGGCGCGGGCGATCGGCCTTGGCAGTGGCGCCCCCCGGACGCTGGCGGTCGCGTTCGTCATCGGACTGCCACTCGGCGCCGCGCTGGTGGCGTGGACGGCCGGCCCGGTGGTGTCACGCTTTCCGATGAGCCTGCCGGTGCTGGCTGTGGCGGGCCTGATCGTGGGGATCGGCACGCGGCTGGGGTCGGGTTGCACCAGCGGGCATGGCGTGTGCGGCATGTCGCGCCTGTCGAAGCGGTCGATCGTCGCCACGCTGACCTTCATGGCTACCGGTTTCGCCACTGTCGCCCTCGTCAATGATGCCGGGGGTGCGTGGTGA
- a CDS encoding cytochrome ubiquinol oxidase subunit I — MPDAFDAIVLARIQFAFTVSFHFIFPAFSIGLASYLAVLEGLWLKTGREVYMDLFRFWLKIFAIAFAMGVVSGIVMSYQFGTNWAVFSDKAGPVIGPLMAYEVLTAFFLEAGFLGVMLFGMQKVGRMLHFVATLMVAFGTLISATWILSVNSWMQTPAGYEINEVGQFVPGPDWFAIIFNPSFPYRLLHTVLAAYLTTAFVVGAVGAWQLLKHHRGRAVARSSVSDPAELTVSAPRSESAARKMLSMAMWMATIVAPIQIFAGDLHGLNTLEHQPAKVMAMEGHYDSHPDGAPLILFGIPNAAEKRIDYVLELPKASSLILKHELNAPLAGLDTIPDDREPPVEIVFWSFRVMVAIGFAMLGLGAWSLFARMRRRLYDWSLLHRAAVVMGPSGFVAVIAGWVTTEVGRQPFTVYGLLTTADSASPLAAPAVAASLIAFVIVYFTVFGFGTWYILRLMNKGVQIHEPEPTEGAGPIRTAGITPGPTQLAGA, encoded by the coding sequence ATGCCTGATGCCTTCGATGCCATCGTTCTCGCACGCATTCAATTTGCCTTTACCGTCAGCTTCCACTTCATCTTCCCCGCCTTTTCGATCGGACTGGCGTCCTATTTGGCGGTGCTGGAGGGATTGTGGCTGAAAACGGGACGAGAGGTCTATATGGACCTGTTCCGCTTCTGGCTGAAGATTTTTGCCATCGCCTTTGCCATGGGCGTCGTGTCGGGCATCGTCATGTCCTATCAGTTCGGGACAAACTGGGCGGTATTTTCGGACAAGGCGGGTCCGGTCATCGGCCCGCTGATGGCGTATGAAGTGCTGACCGCCTTCTTCCTCGAAGCCGGGTTTCTGGGCGTCATGCTGTTCGGCATGCAGAAAGTGGGCCGCATGCTGCACTTTGTGGCAACGCTGATGGTCGCGTTCGGCACACTGATTTCAGCGACATGGATCCTGAGCGTCAACAGCTGGATGCAGACGCCCGCCGGTTACGAGATCAACGAAGTCGGGCAATTCGTGCCGGGGCCGGACTGGTTCGCGATCATCTTCAACCCCAGCTTTCCGTATCGCCTGCTCCACACAGTGCTGGCTGCTTATCTGACGACCGCCTTCGTCGTCGGTGCGGTGGGTGCGTGGCAGCTTCTGAAGCATCACCGCGGCCGTGCGGTGGCGCGGTCGAGCGTCAGCGATCCCGCCGAACTCACCGTCAGCGCCCCCAGGTCCGAATCTGCGGCGCGCAAGATGCTGTCGATGGCGATGTGGATGGCAACCATCGTCGCGCCGATCCAGATCTTTGCGGGCGACCTGCACGGGCTGAACACGCTGGAACATCAACCGGCCAAGGTTATGGCGATGGAGGGGCATTATGACAGCCACCCCGACGGCGCGCCGCTGATCCTGTTCGGCATTCCAAACGCCGCCGAAAAGCGGATCGACTATGTGCTCGAACTGCCCAAGGCGTCGTCGCTGATCCTGAAGCACGAATTGAACGCGCCGCTCGCCGGGCTGGATACCATTCCGGACGACCGCGAACCGCCGGTAGAAATCGTCTTCTGGTCGTTCCGCGTCATGGTCGCGATCGGTTTCGCGATGCTGGGGCTGGGTGCGTGGAGCCTGTTCGCGCGGATGCGGCGGCGACTGTATGACTGGTCGTTGCTGCACCGCGCGGCCGTAGTGATGGGGCCGTCGGGCTTTGTCGCGGTTATCGCCGGATGGGTCACGACCGAGGTGGGGCGCCAGCCGTTCACCGTCTATGGCCTGCTGACCACCGCCGACAGCGCATCCCCGCTCGCCGCGCCCGCGGTGGCGGCATCGCTGATCGCGTTCGTCATCGTCTACTTCACGGTGTTCGGCTTCGGCACGTGGTACATCCTGCGCCTGATGAACAAGGGCGTGCAGATCCATGAACCCGAACCGACCGAGGGCGCCGGCCCGATCCGCACCGCCGGCATCACCCCCGGCCCCACCCAGCTTGCGGGAGCATGA
- a CDS encoding peroxiredoxin: MSIDRSDLPACSPLRLGEAAPDFTARSTRGVVSLSDFRGRWLALFSHPADFTPVCTSEFVAIARAHDRFAAMGCELMALSVDSLFSHLAWIRAIRDRFDVVVDFPIIEDPTLEIARAYGMVAPDAMDASSVRTTYFLDPDGILRASTCYPASVGRSVEEMLRLVAALQRVQDGSALAPEGWAPGDDLLAVPSHDLADVLAAPAGTDWFYSPIKDGR; this comes from the coding sequence ATGTCCATCGACCGATCCGATCTTCCAGCTTGCTCCCCCCTCCGCCTCGGTGAGGCGGCGCCCGATTTTACCGCGCGGTCGACGCGCGGCGTTGTGTCGCTGTCCGATTTTCGCGGGCGCTGGCTGGCGCTGTTTTCGCACCCGGCGGACTTTACCCCCGTCTGCACCAGCGAATTCGTCGCCATCGCCCGCGCGCACGATCGCTTCGCGGCGATGGGGTGTGAGTTGATGGCGCTGTCGGTCGACAGCCTGTTCTCGCACCTCGCCTGGATCCGCGCGATCCGCGACCGGTTCGACGTGGTGGTCGACTTTCCCATCATCGAAGACCCGACGCTGGAAATCGCCCGCGCCTATGGCATGGTCGCGCCGGATGCGATGGACGCCAGTTCGGTTCGCACGACCTATTTCCTCGATCCCGACGGAATCCTGCGCGCGTCCACCTGCTATCCGGCCAGCGTCGGGCGTTCGGTGGAGGAAATGCTGCGGCTGGTGGCGGCGCTTCAGCGGGTGCAGGACGGCTCGGCACTGGCGCCGGAGGGGTGGGCGCCGGGCGACGACCTTTTGGCGGTGCCCAGCCACGATCTGGCCGATGTGCTAGCGGCGCCCGCCGGCACCGACTGGTTCTACTCGCCGATCAAGGACGGCCGCTAA
- a CDS encoding winged helix-turn-helix domain-containing protein translates to MEQDDPIELAHVDPFSLGSLRVQPPLRQAITADGHAETIEPRVLQVLIALARAKGAVVTRDQLILRCWDGRVVGDDAINRVIGRLRRLASERACDSFRIETIPKVGYRLIEDVPVAAAVDASPPPSTDRRRLMLAGIGAASVLLSGGAAWLWARHGVDRVPPEIAPLLDQATVAIQQGTAEGADQAIGLLRRAVAVRPDYGDAWGMLAMTYAVAAQSRTEPARDAMRARAAQAIEQARTLDPGNCHAAVATALLLPQTGHWAEIERILEDAAQGNPDRLPLLLARAMLCASVGRCREAAMLADRAARVAAPTPALVQTHVQLLWAAGRSEEADRAMADAFALYPTQFAVWFVRFHLLLFTGRANEALAQAQNVEGRPIGVPEEDFAALADVAAVLAAPMPGAIDDLVDQLFRQARQGAGYAENAIQYAAALGRPDAAFDIADAYFFGRGFVVQDRRFAPQQRSYTRQADRRTRFLFFPSTATMRAHPRFGLLTKELGLEDYWRKRGIRPDFR, encoded by the coding sequence GTGGAACAGGACGATCCGATCGAGCTGGCGCATGTTGATCCGTTCAGCCTCGGCAGCCTGCGCGTGCAGCCGCCGTTGCGCCAGGCGATCACCGCCGATGGTCATGCGGAAACGATCGAGCCGCGCGTGCTGCAAGTGCTGATCGCGCTTGCCCGTGCAAAGGGCGCAGTGGTCACGCGCGACCAGCTGATCCTGCGTTGCTGGGATGGCCGGGTGGTGGGCGACGACGCGATAAACCGCGTGATCGGGCGCTTGCGCCGGCTGGCCAGTGAGCGGGCGTGCGACAGTTTCCGCATCGAGACGATTCCGAAAGTCGGTTACCGCCTGATCGAGGATGTGCCCGTTGCGGCGGCGGTCGATGCGTCGCCCCCGCCTTCTACCGACCGGCGGCGACTGATGCTGGCCGGTATCGGTGCAGCGTCGGTGCTGCTGTCGGGCGGTGCGGCATGGCTGTGGGCGCGCCACGGCGTCGATCGGGTCCCGCCGGAAATCGCGCCGCTGCTCGATCAGGCGACGGTCGCAATCCAGCAGGGCACGGCGGAGGGCGCTGATCAGGCGATCGGCCTGTTGCGACGCGCGGTCGCGGTCCGGCCCGATTATGGCGACGCATGGGGGATGCTGGCCATGACCTATGCCGTGGCGGCGCAAAGCCGGACCGAACCCGCGCGCGACGCGATGCGGGCGCGCGCTGCTCAGGCGATCGAGCAGGCCCGCACGCTGGACCCCGGCAATTGCCATGCGGCAGTCGCCACGGCGCTATTATTGCCGCAAACGGGGCATTGGGCAGAAATTGAGCGGATTCTGGAGGACGCCGCGCAGGGCAATCCCGACCGGCTCCCGTTGCTGCTGGCAAGGGCGATGCTGTGCGCCAGTGTCGGGCGGTGTCGAGAGGCCGCGATGCTGGCCGATCGCGCGGCACGGGTCGCGGCGCCCACCCCGGCGTTGGTCCAGACGCATGTCCAGCTGCTATGGGCGGCGGGGCGAAGCGAAGAGGCGGACCGCGCTATGGCGGACGCCTTTGCGCTTTACCCCACCCAGTTCGCGGTGTGGTTCGTGCGGTTCCACCTGTTGCTGTTTACTGGCCGCGCCAATGAGGCGCTGGCGCAGGCGCAGAATGTCGAGGGGCGGCCCATTGGCGTGCCGGAGGAGGATTTCGCCGCGCTGGCCGACGTCGCCGCGGTACTGGCCGCGCCCATGCCGGGGGCGATCGACGATCTGGTGGACCAGCTGTTCCGCCAGGCGCGGCAGGGCGCGGGCTATGCCGAAAACGCGATCCAATATGCCGCCGCGCTGGGCAGGCCGGATGCCGCGTTCGATATAGCCGATGCCTATTTCTTCGGACGCGGTTTCGTCGTGCAGGACCGCCGCTTTGCGCCCCAGCAGCGCAGCTATACGCGACAGGCTGACCGGCGGACCCGTTTCCTGTTCTTTCCATCGACCGCGACCATGCGTGCGCATCCCCGTTTCGGTTTGCTGACAAAGGAACTGGGGCTTGAGGATTATTGGCGCAAACGGGGTATCCGTCCCGATTTCCGATAA